In Streptomyces hawaiiensis, one genomic interval encodes:
- a CDS encoding LacI family DNA-binding transcriptional regulator, whose product MDDRTGHRTVPQTPLRSATRYGTRPTMKDVAARAGVGLKTVSRVVNGEPGVTPETERRVQEAIDALGFRRNDSARVLRKGRTASIGLVLEDLADPFYGPLSRSVEEVARAHGALLINGSSAEDPDREQELVLALCARRVDGLVVIPAGDDHRYLEPELKAGVATVFVDRPAGHIDADVVLSDNFGGARGGVAHLIAHGHRRIGFIGDMPRIHTAAERLRGYRAAMEDAGIPVAGSWMSLGVTDPERVRRAAEEMLSGPDPVTAIFAGNNRVTVTVIRVLAEQARRVALVGFDDIELADLLQPGVTVVAQDASDIGRTAAERLFRQLDGALVTPERIELPTRLITRGSGEIPPAD is encoded by the coding sequence GTGGACGACAGGACAGGACACCGCACCGTGCCCCAGACCCCCCTCCGATCCGCAACGCGCTACGGAACCCGGCCGACCATGAAGGACGTAGCGGCACGCGCCGGAGTCGGCCTCAAGACGGTCTCCCGTGTCGTGAACGGGGAGCCGGGGGTCACCCCGGAGACGGAGCGGCGGGTCCAGGAGGCGATCGACGCCCTCGGCTTCCGCCGCAACGACAGCGCGCGGGTGCTGCGCAAGGGCCGCACGGCGAGCATCGGCCTGGTTCTGGAGGACCTCGCGGACCCGTTCTACGGGCCCCTGAGCCGCTCGGTCGAGGAGGTGGCCCGCGCGCACGGCGCCCTGCTGATCAACGGCTCCAGCGCGGAGGACCCCGACCGAGAGCAGGAACTGGTGCTGGCCCTGTGCGCGCGGCGGGTGGACGGGCTGGTGGTGATCCCGGCCGGCGACGACCACCGGTATCTGGAGCCCGAGCTCAAGGCGGGTGTCGCCACCGTGTTCGTGGACCGTCCGGCCGGGCACATCGACGCCGACGTGGTCCTGTCGGACAACTTCGGCGGCGCCCGCGGCGGCGTCGCCCACCTCATCGCGCACGGGCACCGCCGGATCGGCTTCATCGGCGACATGCCCCGCATCCACACCGCCGCCGAGCGGTTGCGCGGCTACCGGGCCGCGATGGAGGACGCGGGCATACCGGTGGCGGGTTCCTGGATGTCCCTAGGCGTCACCGACCCCGAGCGGGTGCGCAGGGCGGCCGAGGAGATGCTGAGCGGCCCGGACCCGGTCACGGCGATCTTCGCGGGCAACAACCGGGTGACGGTCACCGTGATCCGGGTGCTCGCCGAGCAGGCCCGCCGTGTCGCCCTGGTCGGCTTCGACGACATCGAGCTCGCCGACCTGCTCCAGCCGGGCGTCACGGTCGTCGCCCAGGACGCGTCGGACATCGGCCGCACCGCCGCGGAACGCCTCTTCCGGCAGCTGGACGGCGCCCTCGTCACACCCGAGCGCATCGAGCTGCCGACGCGGCTGATCACCCGCGGCTCGGGCGAGATCCCCCCGGCGGACTGA
- a CDS encoding serine/threonine-protein kinase yields MSTGEYGQSDGAGRLLAGRYRVTAALGRGGMGVVWKAVDEVLGREVAVKELRTYTDAAGPELADLQLRMRREARAAARVRHPGVIAVHDIAQVDGRPIIVMELVDGPSLDDVLRERGTLDSGEAAGIGAKVMDALAAAHRAGVLHRDVKPGNILLDRSGRVVLTDFGIATMEDPGDGSATHLTRSGELVGSLDYLAPERAQGADPGPASDIWALGATLYAAVEGASPFRRTSTFSTLTAIVTEPLPEPRRAGPLAPVLQRLLDKRPESRPEADHARELLQAVADGGTDAPTSPLRGPAVSPPRAETERSVPSIPPGFGPPQQDTGGPQEGPRTPGFGTAAAFGAAGVAGAAGDGGPGHSDPGHPAPQGSGVRGPGAGQVPPAGPGAQRSGPGAQGSGPGHFENAGAGHAGPGNPGHPGNPAHAGSGNPPHAGSGSPAHAGPGNPAHAGPGHAGPGHPAHAGHGHPAHAGPGPQDPGAGPQGFGPVGARSAAHEASAATVPVIADRAAPRRKARVLLAAAAVTVVLAAAGTTVALLGDSGGKETGARTDAARADAGSPEPSGADDGSNAPRATQQADDKGKTPSSKPRDQKDPEPTGRATDSAPAKSTGGGTSGTTGDTTGGTSDGGTSGGVSGGGATTGGGSTTPAPAPACHAIGGGKYNCQVWKTADSYTASGTKVGILKAGTNYFYCQQNLGRRETSGEWTNVWWAKTDDDSGNTNVWVSDVYIKGGDNDTPVPGLPLC; encoded by the coding sequence GTGTCAACGGGGGAGTACGGGCAGTCGGACGGGGCCGGACGGCTGCTGGCGGGCCGCTATCGCGTCACGGCGGCGCTGGGGCGTGGCGGCATGGGCGTCGTCTGGAAGGCCGTCGACGAGGTCCTCGGCCGCGAGGTCGCGGTCAAGGAACTGCGCACCTACACCGACGCGGCCGGTCCCGAATTGGCCGATCTGCAGCTGCGGATGCGGCGCGAGGCGCGTGCGGCTGCCCGGGTGCGCCACCCCGGCGTCATCGCCGTGCACGACATCGCCCAGGTCGACGGGCGCCCGATCATCGTCATGGAACTGGTCGACGGGCCATCCCTGGACGACGTCCTGCGCGAGCGCGGCACGCTGGATTCGGGTGAGGCGGCCGGGATCGGCGCGAAGGTCATGGACGCGCTGGCCGCCGCCCACCGCGCGGGCGTCCTGCACCGGGACGTGAAGCCGGGCAACATCCTGCTCGACCGTTCGGGCCGGGTCGTCCTCACCGACTTCGGCATCGCCACGATGGAGGATCCCGGGGACGGTTCGGCCACGCACCTCACGCGCAGCGGCGAACTCGTCGGTTCCCTGGACTACCTGGCCCCCGAGCGCGCCCAGGGCGCCGACCCGGGTCCCGCCTCCGACATCTGGGCCCTGGGCGCCACGCTCTACGCGGCTGTCGAGGGCGCCTCGCCCTTCCGCCGCACGTCCACGTTCTCCACGCTCACCGCGATCGTCACCGAGCCGCTGCCGGAGCCCCGCCGCGCCGGCCCCCTCGCGCCCGTCCTCCAGCGACTGCTGGACAAGCGCCCCGAGTCCCGCCCGGAGGCCGACCACGCCCGCGAACTGCTCCAGGCCGTCGCGGACGGCGGCACGGACGCGCCGACCTCTCCTTTGCGGGGCCCCGCGGTCTCGCCCCCGCGCGCGGAGACGGAGCGCAGCGTCCCGTCGATACCGCCGGGGTTCGGGCCCCCGCAGCAGGACACCGGCGGACCTCAAGAGGGCCCGCGCACACCGGGCTTCGGCACGGCGGCAGCGTTCGGGGCGGCCGGGGTGGCGGGGGCCGCGGGCGACGGCGGCCCGGGGCACTCCGACCCCGGCCACCCCGCGCCGCAAGGCTCCGGCGTGCGGGGCCCGGGAGCCGGCCAGGTCCCGCCGGCGGGCCCGGGTGCGCAGAGGTCGGGTCCCGGCGCGCAGGGGTCGGGCCCTGGGCACTTTGAGAACGCAGGCGCCGGGCATGCGGGGCCCGGGAACCCGGGGCATCCCGGGAATCCGGCGCACGCGGGGTCCGGGAATCCGCCGCACGCGGGGTCCGGGAGCCCGGCGCACGCGGGCCCTGGGAACCCCGCGCACGCAGGCCCCGGGCATGCAGGCCCTGGCCACCCCGCGCACGCAGGCCACGGCCACCCCGCGCATGCCGGACCCGGCCCGCAGGATCCAGGGGCCGGGCCCCAGGGTTTCGGTCCGGTCGGCGCCCGCAGCGCCGCCCACGAGGCCTCCGCTGCCACCGTCCCGGTGATCGCCGACCGCGCGGCGCCCCGCCGCAAGGCTCGCGTCCTGCTCGCGGCCGCGGCCGTCACCGTCGTCCTCGCCGCCGCCGGTACCACGGTCGCCCTGCTCGGCGACTCCGGCGGCAAGGAGACGGGCGCGCGGACCGATGCCGCCCGTGCGGATGCCGGGTCCCCCGAGCCCAGTGGCGCGGACGACGGCTCGAACGCCCCGCGAGCCACGCAACAGGCCGACGACAAGGGCAAGACCCCGTCCTCGAAGCCCCGCGACCAGAAGGACCCCGAGCCCACCGGCCGGGCGACCGACTCGGCCCCTGCCAAGTCCACCGGCGGCGGCACCTCCGGCACCACCGGAGACACCACCGGAGGGACATCGGACGGCGGCACCTCGGGCGGGGTTTCCGGAGGCGGCGCCACGACAGGCGGCGGCTCGACCACCCCGGCCCCGGCCCCGGCCTGCCACGCCATCGGCGGCGGCAAATACAACTGCCAGGTCTGGAAGACCGCTGACTCCTACACCGCCTCCGGCACCAAGGTCGGCATCCTCAAGGCGGGCACCAACTACTTCTACTGCCAGCAGAACCTGGGCCGCCGGGAAACGTCAGGGGAGTGGACCAACGTCTGGTGGGCGAAGACCGACGACGACAGCGGCAACACGAACGTCTGGGTCAGCGACGTCTACATCAAGGGCGGCGACAACGACACGCCGGTCCCCGGGCTCCCGCTCTGCTGA